In Meiothermus ruber DSM 1279, the following proteins share a genomic window:
- the cas7c gene encoding type I-C CRISPR-associated protein Cas7/Csd2 — translation MSQPIQNRYEFLLFFDVKDGNPNGDPDSGNAPRIDPEDGHGLVSDVALKRRVRNYAQIAGASIFVQHSTNLNRPIFEAHVKSQGGFTGSKTKDKVEAARRWMCEQFFDVRTFGAVMSTGANAGQVRGPVQITFARSLDPIFPAEFSITRGAVAEDVKNAKTLEDYLRWEAEQPEDKLRTMGRKSQVSYGLYMAKGFISAHLAEQTGFSEADLKLLVEALMNMFEHDRSASKGHMATRRLYLFKHVGNGDPNNAEQNRRQARLGCAPAHRLLELGQVVSVERLDEGRPPRSFTDYRITADPAQLPKGVRMLELSEWDEARFDAWMGV, via the coding sequence ATGTCCCAGCCCATCCAAAACCGCTACGAGTTCCTGCTGTTTTTTGACGTTAAGGACGGCAACCCCAACGGCGACCCCGACAGTGGCAACGCCCCGCGCATCGACCCCGAGGACGGCCACGGTCTGGTGAGCGACGTGGCCCTGAAGCGGCGCGTTCGCAACTATGCCCAGATCGCTGGGGCCAGCATCTTCGTGCAGCACAGCACCAACCTGAACCGCCCCATCTTCGAGGCCCACGTAAAAAGCCAGGGTGGCTTTACCGGAAGCAAGACCAAAGACAAAGTAGAGGCCGCGCGGCGCTGGATGTGTGAGCAGTTCTTCGACGTGCGCACCTTTGGCGCGGTGATGAGCACCGGGGCCAACGCCGGGCAGGTGCGAGGGCCGGTGCAGATCACCTTCGCCCGGAGCCTCGACCCCATCTTTCCGGCGGAGTTCAGCATTACCCGTGGGGCGGTGGCCGAGGATGTTAAAAACGCCAAAACCCTGGAAGACTATCTGCGCTGGGAGGCCGAGCAGCCCGAGGACAAGCTGCGCACCATGGGGCGCAAAAGCCAGGTGTCCTACGGGCTATATATGGCTAAAGGTTTCATCAGCGCGCACCTGGCCGAGCAAACCGGCTTCAGCGAGGCCGACCTCAAGCTGCTGGTGGAAGCCCTGATGAACATGTTCGAGCACGACCGCAGCGCCAGCAAGGGCCATATGGCCACCCGCCGCCTGTACCTGTTCAAACATGTGGGCAACGGCGACCCCAATAACGCCGAGCAGAACCGGCGCCAGGCCCGGCTGGGCTGTGCGCCTGCACACCGGCTGCTCGAGCTGGGGCAGGTGGTCTCGGTGGAGCGGCTGGACGAGGGCAGGCCCCCGCGCAGCTTTACCGATTACCGGATTACCGCCGACCCCGCCCAACTGCCCAAAGGGGTGCGGATGCTCGAGCTTTCCGAGTGGGACGAGGCCAGGTTTGATGCCTGGATGGGAGTCTAG
- the cas8c gene encoding type I-C CRISPR-associated protein Cas8c/Csd1, which yields MLSQLVSYTQQKGLLAEPGFTTKEIRWLVGVSPQGAFTELIPLENQAKTAPDLSQPDMMSLPGYLRGQGHPVEQAAHFLADTCAVVFGLAERDANGQVKRPDEHAKNLQKQATFRLLIQLAANDVPLLKPIAQALSDPAQMQLILQKLEAQTQKKGAEKLKPTDKVSFWLQGQCVLDFPDWRDWWRRFRAQAFPKPDAEGRMPSFASGALVTPASTHPKVTRLGGSAFGHALVTYDKEAFESYGLSQGENAAVEEQAANAYRAGLDALLEKAETLGEMKVVVWYDREIPKEDDFFKDLFAPVTDEAQELQALERAHQVLQALRTGQAPPELRSARFFAAAMSPASGRVMLRDWQMGQLEDFVAAVEAWFTDLAIVRRDGQGPASLPGLNRLFLSLQRPKTPEQNFDDYLKPIKQLQTPLWRAALNPRLPIPYAAVAKIMETHTAEVMTGAFTEALKAQKPDAAALGRIYARMGLLKAYHNRKGGYRMSAELDLSHPSPAYHCGRLMCLLAQIQEAASESEINAGVIQRYYGAASSTPSLVLGRLTRLSQHHLAKMAKDAPGLAYWFNTQLAEVWKALGKNLPRTLSLEEQSLFALGYYQQMAASRKKETPQTQAPSAP from the coding sequence ATGCTTTCGCAGTTGGTCTCGTACACCCAGCAGAAAGGGTTGCTGGCCGAGCCGGGCTTTACCACCAAAGAAATCCGCTGGCTGGTGGGGGTAAGCCCGCAGGGGGCCTTCACCGAGCTGATTCCGCTGGAAAACCAGGCCAAAACCGCGCCCGACCTTTCCCAGCCCGATATGATGAGCCTTCCCGGCTACCTGCGGGGCCAGGGACACCCGGTGGAGCAGGCCGCCCACTTTCTGGCCGATACCTGCGCGGTGGTGTTTGGCCTGGCCGAGCGGGACGCTAACGGCCAGGTTAAGAGGCCCGATGAGCACGCCAAGAACCTGCAAAAACAGGCCACCTTCCGCCTGCTGATTCAGCTTGCCGCCAACGACGTACCGCTTCTAAAGCCCATTGCCCAGGCCCTGTCCGACCCAGCGCAGATGCAGCTAATTTTGCAGAAGCTCGAGGCCCAGACCCAGAAAAAAGGGGCCGAAAAGCTCAAACCCACCGACAAAGTCTCCTTTTGGCTTCAGGGCCAGTGCGTGCTGGACTTTCCCGACTGGCGTGACTGGTGGCGGCGCTTCAGGGCCCAGGCTTTTCCCAAGCCAGACGCGGAGGGGCGCATGCCCTCGTTTGCCAGCGGTGCGCTGGTAACCCCGGCCTCCACCCACCCCAAGGTGACCAGGCTGGGCGGGAGCGCCTTCGGGCACGCCCTGGTCACCTACGACAAGGAGGCTTTCGAGTCCTATGGTCTCTCGCAGGGGGAGAACGCCGCGGTGGAGGAGCAGGCCGCCAATGCCTACCGGGCCGGGCTGGATGCTTTGCTGGAGAAAGCCGAGACCCTGGGCGAGATGAAGGTGGTGGTCTGGTACGATCGGGAAATTCCAAAAGAAGACGACTTCTTCAAAGACCTCTTCGCGCCTGTAACAGACGAGGCCCAGGAGCTACAGGCCCTCGAGCGCGCCCACCAGGTTTTGCAGGCCCTCCGAACTGGCCAGGCCCCGCCCGAACTCCGCAGCGCCCGCTTTTTTGCTGCCGCCATGAGCCCAGCCTCGGGCCGGGTGATGTTGCGCGACTGGCAGATGGGGCAGCTCGAGGACTTTGTCGCCGCAGTGGAGGCCTGGTTCACCGACCTCGCCATCGTGCGGCGCGACGGCCAGGGGCCGGCCAGCCTGCCGGGCCTCAACCGGCTCTTCCTCAGCCTCCAGCGGCCCAAGACCCCCGAGCAAAACTTCGACGACTACCTCAAACCCATCAAACAGCTCCAAACCCCCCTCTGGCGGGCCGCCCTCAACCCCCGCCTGCCCATCCCCTACGCAGCGGTCGCCAAAATCATGGAGACCCACACCGCCGAGGTGATGACCGGGGCTTTTACTGAAGCCTTGAAGGCTCAGAAACCCGACGCCGCTGCCCTGGGGCGCATCTACGCCCGCATGGGGCTTCTGAAGGCCTACCACAACCGCAAAGGAGGTTACCGGATGAGCGCAGAACTCGACCTAAGCCACCCCAGCCCGGCCTACCACTGTGGCCGTTTGATGTGCCTCCTGGCCCAGATTCAGGAGGCCGCCAGCGAGTCCGAGATCAACGCCGGGGTGATCCAGCGCTACTACGGGGCTGCCTCCAGCACCCCCTCGCTGGTGCTGGGTCGGCTGACCCGGCTCTCGCAGCACCACCTGGCCAAGATGGCTAAAGACGCACCGGGCCTGGCCTACTGGTTCAACACCCAGCTCGCCGAGGTCTGGAAAGCCCTGGGCAAAAACCTGCCGCGCACCCTGAGCCTGGAAGAGCAGAGCCTGTTTGCCCTGGGCTACTACCAGCAGATGGCCGCCAGCCGCAAGAAGGAAACCCCCCAAACCCAAGCCCCTTCAGCACCCTAG
- the cas5c gene encoding type I-C CRISPR-associated protein Cas5c: protein MRSFQLEVWGELACFTRPEFKVERFSYPIITPSAARGIFDAIYLDFDPQHKTPLMYWQVRRIEVLSPVRYISLMRNEVKEKASVRNIQAWMKDPGSFEPLYADATKDDTGQDTKGRTQRQTMALKNVRYRLTAQAVLYREDPALRQKIEQSFQRRARAGQCIYQPYLGCREFTGYFRLVEDEGAAPVPYNEKIGWMLYDVFDLSHPGRPLRTDRGEKPSISLFEAEVVQGVLEVPPYESPQVRKGGG, encoded by the coding sequence ATGCGAAGTTTTCAGTTGGAAGTCTGGGGTGAGCTGGCCTGTTTTACCCGGCCCGAGTTCAAGGTGGAGCGCTTTAGCTACCCCATCATCACCCCCAGTGCGGCGCGGGGTATCTTCGATGCCATTTACCTCGACTTCGACCCCCAGCATAAAACGCCCCTGATGTACTGGCAGGTGCGCCGCATCGAGGTGCTGAGCCCGGTGCGCTACATCAGCCTGATGCGCAACGAGGTCAAGGAGAAGGCCAGCGTGCGCAACATCCAGGCCTGGATGAAAGACCCCGGCAGCTTTGAGCCCCTGTACGCCGACGCCACCAAGGATGATACCGGCCAGGACACCAAGGGCCGCACCCAGCGCCAGACCATGGCCCTTAAAAACGTGCGCTACCGCCTGACCGCCCAGGCCGTGCTCTACCGCGAAGACCCCGCTTTGCGGCAAAAAATCGAGCAGAGTTTTCAAAGGCGGGCCCGGGCCGGCCAGTGCATCTACCAGCCCTACCTGGGCTGCCGCGAGTTTACCGGCTATTTCCGGCTGGTCGAGGATGAAGGGGCCGCCCCGGTACCCTACAACGAAAAAATCGGCTGGATGCTCTACGACGTCTTCGACCTCTCGCACCCAGGTCGCCCGCTGCGCACCGACCGCGGCGAGAAACCGAGCATCAGCCTGTTCGAGGCCGAGGTGGTGCAGGGGGTGCTCGAGGTGCCCCCCTACGAAAGCCCACAGGTTCGCAAAGGGGGTGGATGA
- a CDS encoding CRISPR-associated endonuclease Cas3'', whose translation MEATYHQNKAHRLLRLLELLEQKAWRPHELRRELGLGERAIFDYLLEAQALAERLGLEFRHDRLRGLYWVEVRERLSLTETVVAHAALRMLAHHAPGSNKAYQESLRKLARSLPEPLRSIALRSTEALNQRPPSLSGANLETLTQGWLNQQVVAFEYRLPQARVIRVELETYFIEVSRANMAVYVIGKDRLYGRGLHYLENLKTYKLERIQRPRLLDETYTIPDDFDPSQYLSSAWGIVRSEPPMRVRLRFNPEASERIREGGYPNLQILEQLEGGSTLVQITVGTDTEGFPLELLPWIQSWGPRVEVLEPESLRQAWLAEARAVLEQYGQPGLAFRTYWAHTHPNPARWQPLREHLHQVAERAAAKARPFGEEENARLAGRLHDLGKYGDLFQRRLEGREKGLDHWSAGAHLALFEYRQPAVALAVQGHHIGLQSGARESLMEMKLREDGKGVPPELRLSETDLEVLKARLQKDGLELPPPSQTRISPPAGAAAMLDTRMLFSALVDADFLDTEAHIKGPEARPAPPELRAREALERLEAHLAQLSQAGHIPQKTLELRRVVAEAAASAAEQAASVFTLTAPTGLGKTLAMLRFALRRAARDPRIRRIVVVLPYLSILDQTAKVYRELFADFGPHYILEDHSLAYRPLSRELSDEQDLQERERRLLSENWEAPIVLTTHVQLLESLHANRPGACRKLHNLAGSVLLFDEVQTLPTHLAVPTLKTLARLASQKYGAVVVFATATQPAFDTLHEQIQRGEPQGWQPVEMVPEPERLFAQSRRVELEWWLKNPIPWPHLATLLEAEPQVLAVLNLKRQAYALFQESQARNLEGLYHLSTALCPAHRRRVLEEVQRRLEQGQPCRLVATQVVEAGVELDFPAGYRALGPLEAIAQTAGRINRHGLRPQGRLVVFLPQEEAYPDRAYGRAAALTRALQAEGPLTLEPTTFRRYYQSLYALQQVSDPAIEALIQTQNYTELARRYRIIESVAVNVVVPYNDEALALMQEARDHGISAAWIHRARPYTVPYFLPKDGPPPFLETVFLRYGRGEAPDWFLSADPALYDARLGFTPQDGASVGLVV comes from the coding sequence ATGGAAGCAACGTACCACCAAAACAAAGCCCACAGGCTGCTCCGACTGTTGGAGCTGCTCGAGCAGAAAGCCTGGCGGCCCCACGAACTGCGCCGGGAGCTGGGTCTGGGCGAGCGGGCCATTTTCGACTACCTGCTCGAGGCCCAGGCCCTGGCCGAGCGGCTGGGGCTCGAGTTCCGGCACGACCGGCTGCGGGGCCTCTACTGGGTCGAGGTGCGGGAGCGGCTGAGCCTTACCGAGACGGTGGTGGCCCATGCGGCCTTGCGCATGCTGGCCCATCACGCGCCCGGCAGCAACAAAGCCTACCAGGAGTCGCTGCGCAAGCTGGCAAGAAGCCTGCCGGAGCCCCTGCGCAGCATCGCCCTGCGCAGCACCGAGGCCCTGAACCAGCGCCCCCCCAGCCTGAGCGGGGCCAACCTCGAGACCCTCACCCAGGGCTGGCTCAACCAGCAGGTGGTGGCCTTTGAGTACCGCCTTCCCCAGGCGCGGGTCATCCGGGTCGAACTCGAGACCTACTTCATCGAGGTGTCCAGGGCCAATATGGCAGTTTATGTGATCGGCAAAGACCGCCTGTATGGCCGGGGTTTGCACTACCTCGAGAACCTCAAAACCTACAAGCTCGAGCGCATCCAGCGCCCGCGCCTGCTGGACGAAACCTACACCATTCCCGACGACTTCGACCCCAGCCAGTACCTTTCCAGCGCCTGGGGCATCGTGCGCAGCGAGCCGCCCATGCGGGTGCGGCTGCGCTTCAACCCGGAGGCCAGCGAGCGCATCCGGGAGGGGGGTTACCCCAACCTGCAGATCCTTGAGCAGCTCGAGGGTGGTAGCACTCTCGTTCAAATTACCGTTGGCACCGATACCGAAGGATTCCCCCTCGAGCTGCTACCCTGGATTCAGAGCTGGGGGCCCAGGGTGGAGGTGCTGGAGCCGGAAAGCCTGCGGCAGGCCTGGCTGGCCGAGGCGCGGGCGGTGCTCGAGCAGTACGGGCAGCCCGGCCTGGCTTTCAGAACCTACTGGGCCCACACCCACCCCAACCCCGCCCGCTGGCAGCCCCTGCGGGAACACCTGCACCAGGTGGCCGAGCGGGCGGCGGCCAAGGCCCGGCCCTTTGGCGAGGAAGAAAACGCGCGGCTGGCGGGCCGCCTGCACGACCTGGGCAAGTACGGCGACCTTTTCCAGCGCCGACTCGAGGGCAGGGAAAAAGGCCTCGACCACTGGTCGGCGGGGGCCCACCTGGCCTTGTTCGAGTACCGCCAGCCCGCGGTGGCCCTGGCCGTACAGGGCCACCACATCGGGCTGCAAAGCGGGGCCAGGGAAAGCCTGATGGAGATGAAGCTACGCGAGGACGGAAAGGGTGTTCCGCCCGAACTGCGGCTGAGCGAGACCGACCTCGAGGTGCTCAAAGCCCGCCTGCAGAAGGATGGCCTCGAGCTGCCCCCGCCCAGCCAGACCCGCATCTCCCCCCCGGCGGGGGCAGCTGCCATGCTGGATACCCGCATGCTCTTCTCGGCCCTGGTGGACGCCGATTTTCTGGACACCGAGGCCCACATCAAAGGCCCTGAAGCCCGTCCTGCACCCCCGGAGTTGCGGGCCAGGGAGGCCCTCGAGCGCCTCGAGGCCCACCTGGCCCAGCTTAGCCAGGCAGGCCACATCCCCCAGAAAACGCTCGAACTGCGCAGGGTTGTGGCCGAGGCCGCGGCGAGCGCGGCAGAGCAGGCCGCCTCGGTCTTCACCCTCACCGCCCCCACCGGCCTGGGCAAGACCCTGGCCATGCTGCGCTTCGCCCTGCGGCGGGCCGCGCGCGACCCCCGCATACGCCGGATTGTGGTGGTGCTGCCCTATCTTTCCATCCTCGACCAGACCGCCAAAGTCTACCGCGAGCTGTTCGCCGACTTCGGGCCCCATTACATCCTGGAAGACCACAGCCTGGCCTACCGGCCCCTCTCCAGAGAACTCTCCGACGAGCAGGACTTGCAGGAGCGCGAACGCCGCCTCTTGAGCGAAAACTGGGAGGCCCCCATCGTCCTCACCACCCACGTGCAGCTTCTGGAAAGCCTGCACGCCAACCGCCCTGGGGCCTGCCGCAAGCTGCACAACCTGGCGGGTAGCGTGCTGCTTTTCGACGAGGTGCAGACCCTGCCCACCCACCTGGCCGTGCCCACCCTCAAAACCCTGGCCCGCCTAGCCAGCCAAAAGTACGGCGCGGTGGTGGTGTTCGCCACCGCCACCCAGCCCGCCTTCGACACCCTGCACGAGCAGATCCAGCGCGGCGAGCCCCAGGGCTGGCAGCCGGTGGAGATGGTGCCGGAGCCCGAGCGGCTTTTTGCCCAGAGCCGGCGGGTAGAACTCGAGTGGTGGTTGAAAAACCCCATCCCCTGGCCCCATCTGGCTACCCTGCTGGAGGCCGAGCCGCAGGTGCTGGCGGTGCTCAACCTCAAGCGCCAGGCCTACGCGCTGTTCCAGGAGTCCCAGGCGCGCAACCTCGAGGGGCTCTACCACCTGTCCACCGCCCTGTGCCCGGCCCACCGGCGAAGGGTGCTCGAGGAGGTACAGCGCCGCTTAGAGCAGGGCCAGCCCTGCCGCTTGGTAGCTACCCAGGTGGTGGAGGCCGGGGTGGAGCTGGACTTCCCGGCGGGCTACCGCGCTTTGGGGCCGCTCGAGGCCATCGCCCAGACCGCTGGGCGCATCAACCGGCACGGCCTGCGCCCGCAAGGCCGGCTGGTGGTCTTCCTGCCCCAGGAGGAAGCCTACCCCGACCGGGCCTATGGCCGGGCCGCCGCCCTGACCCGCGCCTTGCAGGCCGAGGGGCCGCTCACCCTCGAGCCCACCACCTTCCGCCGTTACTACCAGAGCCTCTACGCGCTCCAGCAGGTGAGCGACCCTGCGATCGAGGCCTTGATTCAGACCCAGAACTACACCGAGCTGGCCCGGCGCTACCGGATCATCGAGTCGGTGGCGGTAAACGTGGTGGTGCCCTATAACGACGAAGCCCTGGCCCTGATGCAGGAGGCCCGCGACCACGGCATTTCCGCAGCCTGGATTCACCGGGCCCGGCCCTACACCGTGCCCTACTTCCTGCCCAAAGATGGCCCCCCGCCCTTCCTGGAGACGGTCTTCCTGCGCTATGGGCGGGGCGAGGCTCCGGACTGGTTTCTCTCTGCCGACCCCGCGCTCTACGACGCCCGCCTGGGCTTCACCCCCCAGGATGGGGCCTCGGTGGGGCTGGTGGTCTGA
- a CDS encoding tetratricopeptide repeat protein, translated as MRDLELLGANLEALAEQGRADLALQLLQNANEQHQTYHQTERFLRLLEGVPEPLRQEQVFQRIYLQTLARARKPKDVLAWFESNTPADGLHLYRAWALLQLNQNQQAMEVLQSLCEASVPDRGLYYRCLGMATNRLKQAGWQHYFEQARNHLQGHALGRMLLDYGWHLYSSNQHAPAHATWAEALIYLENDPYYLAWTHSNIGYLLLKNKPAEAEQHFLEALRISQKKAANGIRGRALLGLGIVRRMFGELQRALQAYQEAYKARGDADDAQLALWGWGHTLRLMGQVEEGLAKLLQAHRINPEERWIELDIAAAHLMLGHLEYLEQKLPYLRSISLGDREKIQLGILEAEWLRCKGDLAQAKDRLASVESNHFWFREELSCFPLLASAVQGAQPRVRATYRVEVNPYGRLEVRVNGRAVPLPAVSKAGELLVFLLIKGGSASLEVLLDQIATPGKNPRKALWEVVNSLRLTLGWKDSVRSTGRMYTLDPESEWVFPTEPPLDHQGQMLEFMPGYYSNWIEEYRQQWNVI; from the coding sequence GTGAGGGATCTGGAGCTGCTGGGAGCAAATCTAGAGGCTCTGGCCGAGCAGGGCCGGGCTGATCTGGCCCTGCAACTGCTACAAAACGCCAACGAGCAGCACCAGACCTATCATCAAACCGAAAGGTTTTTGCGCCTGCTGGAGGGTGTGCCAGAGCCTTTGCGGCAGGAGCAGGTTTTTCAGCGCATCTACCTGCAAACCCTGGCTCGAGCCCGAAAGCCAAAGGATGTTCTGGCCTGGTTCGAGTCCAATACCCCTGCCGATGGCCTGCACCTTTATCGGGCCTGGGCCCTTCTTCAGCTCAACCAGAACCAACAGGCTATGGAGGTGCTCCAGAGCCTTTGTGAAGCCTCTGTACCCGATAGGGGGTTGTACTACCGCTGCCTGGGTATGGCGACAAACCGGCTCAAGCAGGCCGGGTGGCAACACTACTTCGAGCAGGCCCGCAACCACCTACAAGGCCATGCCTTAGGGCGGATGTTGCTGGATTATGGCTGGCATCTTTACAGCAGTAACCAGCACGCACCAGCCCATGCAACCTGGGCCGAAGCCCTTATCTACCTTGAAAACGACCCTTACTATCTGGCCTGGACGCATAGCAACATCGGCTATCTTTTACTCAAAAATAAGCCTGCAGAGGCCGAGCAGCATTTTTTAGAAGCGCTTCGTATAAGCCAGAAAAAAGCGGCCAACGGCATTCGTGGACGGGCTTTGCTGGGGCTGGGGATTGTGCGGCGTATGTTCGGCGAGTTGCAGCGGGCCTTGCAAGCCTACCAGGAGGCCTACAAGGCCAGGGGCGATGCCGATGATGCCCAACTGGCCTTGTGGGGCTGGGGTCACACCCTGCGTCTTATGGGCCAGGTTGAGGAGGGTCTGGCTAAGCTGTTGCAAGCCCACCGGATCAACCCTGAGGAGCGCTGGATCGAGCTGGACATTGCCGCGGCCCACCTGATGCTGGGCCACCTCGAGTACCTCGAGCAAAAGCTGCCCTATCTTCGCTCCATCTCGCTCGGGGATCGGGAGAAGATTCAACTGGGCATCCTCGAGGCCGAGTGGCTGCGCTGCAAAGGCGACCTGGCCCAGGCCAAAGACCGGCTGGCCTCCGTGGAAAGCAACCACTTTTGGTTCAGAGAAGAGCTGAGCTGCTTCCCCTTGTTGGCCTCGGCTGTACAGGGTGCCCAGCCCAGGGTACGCGCAACCTACCGGGTAGAGGTGAACCCCTATGGGCGGCTCGAGGTGCGGGTCAACGGTCGGGCTGTACCACTGCCTGCAGTGAGCAAGGCTGGTGAGTTACTGGTGTTTCTCCTGATTAAAGGCGGCTCGGCCAGCCTCGAGGTCTTGTTGGATCAGATTGCCACCCCCGGCAAGAACCCCCGTAAAGCCTTGTGGGAGGTGGTCAATTCCCTGCGGCTGACCCTGGGCTGGAAGGACAGCGTGCGCAGCACTGGGAGGATGTACACCCTCGACCCCGAAAGCGAGTGGGTCTTCCCAACCGAGCCCCCCCTCGACCACCAGGGGCAGATGCTCGAGTTCATGCCGGGCTACTACAGCAACTGGATTGAGGAGTACCGCCAGCAGTGGAATGTCATATAG
- the lysS gene encoding lysine--tRNA ligase, with product MPEYSEQTQQRLANLEALAEAGFERFPYRFPKTHDAAQILAAHAGAAPQQEWPEEEVRVAGRLMTFRHMGKASFAHLQDQSGRIQLYLARDITEHYDLIKKLDIGDILGVEGTVFTTKTGEITIKVRKFVPLVKSLHPLPDKWHGIRDVETRYRQRYLDLIQNPEVREVFRIRSRMVRYIRDFFDQRGFLEVEGPTLQAIAGGTEAKPFKTFHNALDHEFNLRIALELHLKRLLVGGFEKVFEIGRNYRNEGISVKHNPEFTMLEAYWAYADYHDMMALVEDLLSGLVQHLFGSTQVQYGEHLIDFAKPFKRIDFVATLKERAGLDFDPTDLERLRTWADQKHPELRSVPSYKLLDKLFGHYVEHTLIQPTFVVDVPLAISPLVKRHRDPSKTNLTERADLFVAGFEISPIYSELNDALDQRARFQEQAKRREAGDDEEPEIDEDFLLALEYGMPPAAGMGLGIDRLAMVLTNQESIRDVILFPLLKPRKEAPDLEESTDQE from the coding sequence ATGCCTGAGTACAGCGAACAGACCCAACAACGCCTAGCCAACCTCGAGGCCCTGGCCGAAGCCGGCTTCGAGCGCTTCCCCTACCGCTTCCCCAAGACCCACGACGCCGCTCAGATTCTGGCCGCCCACGCCGGGGCCGCCCCCCAGCAGGAGTGGCCCGAGGAAGAGGTGCGCGTAGCGGGCCGCCTGATGACCTTCCGTCACATGGGCAAGGCCAGCTTTGCCCACCTGCAAGACCAGAGCGGGCGCATTCAGCTCTACCTGGCCCGCGACATCACCGAGCATTACGACCTGATCAAAAAACTCGATATCGGCGATATTTTGGGGGTTGAGGGTACGGTTTTCACCACCAAAACCGGCGAGATAACCATCAAGGTTCGAAAATTCGTACCCCTGGTCAAGTCGCTCCACCCCCTGCCCGACAAGTGGCACGGCATCCGCGACGTGGAAACCCGCTACCGCCAGCGCTACCTCGACCTGATCCAGAACCCCGAGGTGCGGGAGGTGTTTCGCATTCGCAGCCGTATGGTGCGCTACATCCGCGATTTCTTCGACCAGCGGGGCTTTTTGGAGGTTGAAGGCCCTACCCTGCAGGCCATCGCCGGCGGCACCGAGGCCAAGCCCTTCAAAACCTTCCACAACGCGCTCGATCACGAGTTCAACCTGCGCATTGCCCTCGAGCTGCACCTCAAGCGCCTGCTGGTAGGCGGTTTCGAGAAGGTCTTCGAGATTGGCCGCAACTACCGCAACGAAGGCATCTCGGTCAAGCACAACCCCGAGTTCACCATGCTCGAGGCCTACTGGGCCTATGCCGACTACCACGACATGATGGCCCTGGTCGAAGACCTGCTCTCGGGCCTGGTGCAGCACCTCTTTGGCAGCACCCAGGTGCAGTATGGTGAGCATCTGATTGACTTTGCCAAGCCCTTCAAGCGCATAGATTTTGTTGCCACCCTCAAAGAGCGAGCCGGCCTCGACTTCGACCCCACCGACCTCGAGCGCCTGCGCACCTGGGCCGATCAAAAGCACCCGGAGCTGCGCAGCGTACCCAGTTACAAATTGCTGGACAAGCTGTTCGGGCACTACGTGGAGCACACCCTGATTCAGCCCACGTTTGTGGTGGATGTGCCCTTGGCCATCAGCCCACTGGTCAAGCGTCACCGCGACCCCAGCAAGACCAACCTCACCGAGCGCGCCGACCTATTTGTGGCCGGCTTCGAGATCTCCCCTATTTATTCTGAGCTCAACGATGCCCTCGATCAGCGCGCGCGCTTCCAGGAACAGGCTAAGCGCCGCGAGGCCGGCGACGACGAGGAACCGGAGATCGACGAAGACTTTTTGCTGGCCCTCGAGTACGGCATGCCCCCCGCCGCCGGTATGGGCCTGGGCATAGACCGGCTGGCTATGGTACTCACCAACCAAGAAAGCATCCGCGACGTAATCCTCTTCCCTCTGCTCAAGCCGCGTAAAGAAGCACCCGACCTCGAGGAATCCACCGACCAGGAGTGA
- a CDS encoding GreA/GreB family elongation factor, translating into MAREVKLTKSGYERLVAELEQERARLQDATRILQELMESSDDYDDSGLEDAKREKARIEARIDSLTDTLSRAQIMEEEGTKVSQVTLGAIVSLRSKEGEIMEVQVVAPAEASVLERPMKISDESPMGRALLGQQVGAKVLLETPKGKKEFKIESIQH; encoded by the coding sequence ATGGCACGCGAAGTCAAGTTGACAAAATCGGGATATGAACGACTGGTGGCCGAACTCGAGCAGGAACGGGCTCGGCTACAGGATGCCACACGTATATTGCAGGAGCTGATGGAGTCCTCCGACGATTACGACGACTCGGGCCTGGAAGACGCCAAGCGCGAGAAAGCCCGCATCGAGGCCCGCATCGACTCGCTCACCGACACCCTCTCCCGCGCACAGATCATGGAGGAAGAGGGTACCAAGGTAAGCCAGGTAACGCTGGGGGCCATCGTGAGCCTACGGTCGAAGGAGGGCGAGATCATGGAAGTACAGGTGGTGGCCCCAGCCGAGGCCAGCGTACTCGAACGCCCCATGAAAATCTCTGACGAAAGCCCCATGGGCCGGGCCCTTTTAGGACAACAGGTGGGAGCCAAGGTATTGCTTGAAACCCCCAAGGGTAAGAAGGAATTCAAAATAGAGTCCATCCAGCACTAG